From the genome of Carettochelys insculpta isolate YL-2023 chromosome 12, ASM3395843v1, whole genome shotgun sequence, one region includes:
- the GRAMD2A gene encoding GRAM domain-containing protein 2A isoform X1 encodes MESLPPAPLARLAAAGSCVQSGRRAAQLLLSTKPAHEKAAPLKSSELMHSQEKLEASPKERSLDALDDSLHLTEALKDEEVKKCPRLATPNKYNSQYHKLFKDIPMEESVLKVCSCALQRDILIQGRLYISPNWLCFYANLFGKDIKVVIPVVSVQLIKKHKTARLLPNGLAITTSASRKYIFVSLISRDSVYDVLRRVCTHLQVSSKKSLSLKEFTEEPDSVSLEVIVPEVKWRKVTPAALSLSLPDADYQCIHRASISSLSTKESSLNSEEPLASESAIHTEEELEEEPNYVTELRPSDYQLLKVFIVLICLLVVSSSYLAFRIFRLEQQLCSLNRDYLSRGPRR; translated from the exons ATGGAGTCCCTCCCGCCCGCCCCGCTGGCCCGGCTTGCAGCAGCAGGTAGCTGCGTGCAGTCAGGCCGGAGAGCGGCGCAGCTGCTCCTGAG cacaAAGCCAGCTCATGAAAAAGCAGCTCCCCTGAAGAGCTCCGAGCTCATGCACAGCCAGGAGAAACTGGAGGCGTCTCCGAAGGAGAGGAGCTTGGATGCCCTGGATGACAG TTTGCATCTGACGGAAGCGCTGAAGGATGAAGAAGTAAAGAAATGCCCCAGACTAGCG ACCCCCAACAAATACAACTCTCAGTACCACAAGCTGTTTAAGGACATCCCCATGGAGGAGAGCGTCTTGAAAG TCTGCTCCTGTGCGCTCCAGAGAGACATCCTCATCCAGGGCCGGCTGTACATCTCCCCCAACTGGCTCTGCTTCTACGCCAACCTCTTCGGGAAGGACATCAAG GTGGTGATCCCGGTGGTCTCCGTTCAGCTGATAAAAAAGCACAAAACGGCTCGGCTGCTGCCCAATGGGCTGGCGATCACCACCAGTGCCAGCCGGAAG TACATCTTTGTGTCGCTGATCTCTCGGGACAGCGTGTATGACGTGCTGAGGAGAGTCTGCACGCATCTGCAG GTTTCAAGTAAGAAGAGTTTGAGTTTGAAAGAATTCACAGAGGAGCCTGATTCTGTATCCCTG GAGGTGATCGTCCCGGAGGTGAAGTGGAGGAAGGTTACCCCGGCggccctctccctctctctcccagacGCAGACTACCAGTGCATCCACCGAGCGTCCATCAGCAGCCTCAGCACCAAGGAGAGCTCTTTGAATTCTGAGGAGCCCCTGGCGTCAG AAAGTGCCATACACacggaggaggagctggaggaggaaccCAACTATGTAACCGAGCTGAGGCCGTCTGATTATCAGCTCCTGAAAGTCTTCATCGTGCT GATCTGCCTCCTGGTTGTGTCCTCGTCGTACCTGGCATTCCGGATCTTCcgcctggagcagcagctctgctcgcTCAATCGGGACTACCTCTCACGCGGGCCCCGGAG GTGA
- the GRAMD2A gene encoding GRAM domain-containing protein 2A isoform X2 → MTAPSRAESAGRPPSTKPAHEKAAPLKSSELMHSQEKLEASPKERSLDALDDSLHLTEALKDEEVKKCPRLATPNKYNSQYHKLFKDIPMEESVLKVCSCALQRDILIQGRLYISPNWLCFYANLFGKDIKVVIPVVSVQLIKKHKTARLLPNGLAITTSASRKYIFVSLISRDSVYDVLRRVCTHLQVSSKKSLSLKEFTEEPDSVSLEVIVPEVKWRKVTPAALSLSLPDADYQCIHRASISSLSTKESSLNSEEPLASESAIHTEEELEEEPNYVTELRPSDYQLLKVFIVLICLLVVSSSYLAFRIFRLEQQLCSLNRDYLSRGPRR, encoded by the exons cacaAAGCCAGCTCATGAAAAAGCAGCTCCCCTGAAGAGCTCCGAGCTCATGCACAGCCAGGAGAAACTGGAGGCGTCTCCGAAGGAGAGGAGCTTGGATGCCCTGGATGACAG TTTGCATCTGACGGAAGCGCTGAAGGATGAAGAAGTAAAGAAATGCCCCAGACTAGCG ACCCCCAACAAATACAACTCTCAGTACCACAAGCTGTTTAAGGACATCCCCATGGAGGAGAGCGTCTTGAAAG TCTGCTCCTGTGCGCTCCAGAGAGACATCCTCATCCAGGGCCGGCTGTACATCTCCCCCAACTGGCTCTGCTTCTACGCCAACCTCTTCGGGAAGGACATCAAG GTGGTGATCCCGGTGGTCTCCGTTCAGCTGATAAAAAAGCACAAAACGGCTCGGCTGCTGCCCAATGGGCTGGCGATCACCACCAGTGCCAGCCGGAAG TACATCTTTGTGTCGCTGATCTCTCGGGACAGCGTGTATGACGTGCTGAGGAGAGTCTGCACGCATCTGCAG GTTTCAAGTAAGAAGAGTTTGAGTTTGAAAGAATTCACAGAGGAGCCTGATTCTGTATCCCTG GAGGTGATCGTCCCGGAGGTGAAGTGGAGGAAGGTTACCCCGGCggccctctccctctctctcccagacGCAGACTACCAGTGCATCCACCGAGCGTCCATCAGCAGCCTCAGCACCAAGGAGAGCTCTTTGAATTCTGAGGAGCCCCTGGCGTCAG AAAGTGCCATACACacggaggaggagctggaggaggaaccCAACTATGTAACCGAGCTGAGGCCGTCTGATTATCAGCTCCTGAAAGTCTTCATCGTGCT GATCTGCCTCCTGGTTGTGTCCTCGTCGTACCTGGCATTCCGGATCTTCcgcctggagcagcagctctgctcgcTCAATCGGGACTACCTCTCACGCGGGCCCCGGAG GTGA